A stretch of the Thiocystis violascens DSM 198 genome encodes the following:
- a CDS encoding NAD(P)H-dependent glycerol-3-phosphate dehydrogenase, giving the protein MSQASSATVALFGSGSWGTALGILLCRNGHHVRLWGHEAAQIEALRRNGENSQFLPGFPLPPELMPTDSMDEALDGATDCLIAVPSHAFRPVANALSERLPERIGVAWATKGLDPATGQLLHAAAQEELGARQFAVVSGPSFALEVARGLPTAVTVASSQAVFAERIARLLHCERFRAYTSEDMVGVEVCGAAKNVLAIATGIADGLGFGANTRAALITRGLAELIRIGTALGGRAETFTGLAGVGDLVLTCTDNQSRNRRMGLALARGLSVTEALADIGQEVEGVVTALSIHAMSEKLGVEMPISEQVYRVLYEQVSPDQATRALLEREPRPEIG; this is encoded by the coding sequence TTGAGCCAAGCATCCTCCGCAACCGTTGCGCTGTTCGGCTCGGGTTCCTGGGGTACCGCGCTCGGAATACTGCTGTGTCGAAATGGCCATCACGTGAGATTGTGGGGGCATGAGGCGGCGCAAATCGAGGCACTGCGCAGGAATGGCGAGAACAGCCAGTTTCTTCCAGGCTTTCCCTTGCCGCCGGAGCTGATGCCGACCGACTCCATGGACGAGGCGCTCGATGGGGCGACCGATTGTTTGATCGCGGTTCCGAGTCATGCCTTCCGACCTGTGGCCAACGCCTTGTCCGAGAGACTCCCCGAGCGTATCGGGGTTGCCTGGGCGACAAAAGGTCTTGATCCGGCGACCGGTCAACTCCTGCATGCAGCCGCTCAGGAGGAACTGGGGGCGCGGCAATTTGCCGTGGTTTCCGGCCCCAGTTTTGCCCTGGAAGTCGCTCGGGGGCTGCCGACCGCCGTCACAGTCGCGTCCAGCCAGGCGGTCTTTGCGGAACGGATTGCGCGTCTCCTGCATTGCGAACGTTTCCGCGCCTATACCAGCGAGGATATGGTGGGCGTCGAGGTCTGTGGCGCCGCGAAGAATGTGCTCGCGATCGCGACCGGCATCGCGGATGGCCTGGGATTCGGCGCCAATACCCGCGCCGCTCTGATCACTCGTGGGCTGGCTGAACTCATTCGCATCGGTACCGCGCTGGGCGGACGCGCCGAGACCTTTACCGGGCTTGCCGGCGTCGGCGATCTGGTGCTGACCTGCACGGACAATCAGTCGCGTAACCGTCGCATGGGTCTGGCCCTCGCGCGCGGGCTGAGCGTCACGGAGGCGCTGGCTGACATTGGCCAGGAGGTCGAGGGGGTGGTGACGGCGTTATCGATTCACGCCATGTCCGAGAAGCTCGGCGTTGAGATGCCCATCAGCGAGCAGGTTTAC
- the secB gene encoding protein-export chaperone SecB: MAEHEQQPTERQFSVQRVYAKDVSFEAPNAPEIFRGEWKPKHDLNLTTKINHLDEHLYEVVLSVTVSAMVGEKTAFIVEVQQAGIFSLNGFSEAELGPMLGAYCPTLLFPYAREVVSDLVVKGSFPQLVLQHVNFDALFAQHQQQALEQSQAGGVTPSQH; the protein is encoded by the coding sequence ATGGCCGAACACGAGCAGCAACCGACAGAACGTCAATTCTCCGTTCAGCGCGTTTATGCGAAGGATGTGTCCTTCGAGGCGCCGAATGCGCCAGAGATTTTTCGGGGAGAATGGAAGCCGAAACACGATCTCAACCTCACGACCAAAATCAATCATCTCGACGAGCATCTTTACGAAGTGGTCCTCTCGGTGACGGTGTCCGCCATGGTGGGAGAGAAGACGGCCTTCATTGTCGAAGTCCAACAGGCCGGCATCTTTAGCCTCAATGGCTTTTCGGAGGCGGAGCTTGGCCCCATGCTGGGCGCCTATTGTCCGACGCTGCTCTTTCCTTATGCCCGCGAAGTGGTTTCCGACCTTGTCGTCAAGGGCAGTTTCCCGCAGCTCGTCCTTCAGCACGTCAATTTCGATGCGCTCTTTGCCCAACATCAACAGCAGGCACTGGAGCAGTCCCAAGCCGGCGGCGTCACGCCGAGCCAACATTGA
- a CDS encoding rhodanese-like domain-containing protein, producing the protein MPLLDQLAEFVVNHWYLFLALAVILGLLTHNILVGSKGSVDPMEATEMMNHRDAAVIDVRPAADYAKGHIINALNIPMNGFKNQMATLAKYKGKPIIVSCRSGSQSSMACTQLRKEGFEEVYNLRGGLMAWESASLPLTRKKR; encoded by the coding sequence ATGCCGTTATTAGACCAACTCGCCGAGTTCGTAGTGAATCACTGGTACCTGTTTTTGGCGTTGGCCGTGATTCTCGGGCTACTGACCCACAATATTCTGGTTGGCAGCAAAGGCAGCGTCGATCCCATGGAGGCCACAGAGATGATGAATCATCGGGATGCCGCGGTCATCGACGTGCGGCCGGCGGCGGATTATGCCAAGGGACATATCATCAACGCCCTGAATATACCGATGAATGGGTTTAAAAATCAGATGGCAACCCTGGCAAAGTATAAAGGAAAACCAATCATCGTCAGCTGTCGATCCGGATCGCAATCGTCCATGGCCTGCACCCAGCTCCGCAAGGAAGGTTTCGAGGAAGTGTACAATCTTCGAGGCGGTCTCATGGCCTGGGAGTCCGCAAGCCTGCCGCTGACCCGCAAAAAACGCTGA